The following coding sequences are from one Bradyrhizobium sp. 200 window:
- the dnaG gene encoding DNA primase, with translation MRFTPQFLDELRARLPVSEVVGRRVKLKKAGREFKGLSPFQQEKSPSFTVNDQKGFYHDFSSGKHGDIISFLIETEGVGFTEAVERLAAMAGMALPAATPDAARHEQRRKTLHDVMELAAKFFADTLASRNGAKARGYLGDRGITPATQLQFRLGYAPPDRFALKEHLGAQGISTDDMVEAGLLVAGEDKPVPFDRFRDRVMFPITDARGRVIAFGGRALEKDVPAKYLNSPETPLFHKGDNLYNLATARQATHNGSPLIVVEGYVDVIAMVTAGFGGAVAPLGTALTENQLALLWKMADEPILCFDGDRAGQKAAYRAADLAMPNLLPGKSLRFALLPEGQDPDDLARSGGRVAIEEVISAARGLADMIWSREIEGGSFATPERRAALEARINELSNGIRDEVVRRYYRQDLAQRLQRTFAPDAGRGGYGQGGFGQGGFAGRRGESPRPFAPRGGGPAGRFAPRGGRGPGAGGVPAISPGPYQAASPQLATSPIMRGQRSAMSRREALILQSLINHPWLLHDHLEEVAALELAHPEANKLRAGIIAAFANDHHHSPDVEEQAEKMRADLEARGLNEVLQRVERAITTAAVWGAKPGAAREDVLATWQQLVVLHQKTHALLREKKDAELALGDEPSEAHLAWLKDVSARLESLDGTEALIEGFGELSGRFRKSV, from the coding sequence ATGCGCTTCACGCCCCAATTTCTCGACGAACTGCGCGCCCGGCTTCCGGTTTCGGAAGTCGTGGGCCGCCGCGTCAAGTTGAAGAAGGCGGGACGGGAGTTTAAGGGGCTGTCGCCGTTCCAGCAGGAGAAGTCGCCCTCCTTCACGGTCAACGACCAGAAGGGCTTTTATCACGACTTCTCCTCCGGCAAGCATGGCGACATCATCTCGTTCCTGATCGAGACCGAGGGCGTCGGCTTCACGGAAGCTGTCGAGCGCCTCGCCGCGATGGCCGGCATGGCGCTGCCGGCGGCCACTCCGGACGCCGCGCGGCACGAGCAGCGCCGCAAGACGCTGCATGACGTGATGGAGCTCGCGGCAAAATTCTTTGCCGACACGCTGGCCTCGCGCAACGGCGCCAAGGCGCGCGGCTATCTCGGCGACCGCGGCATTACGCCGGCGACGCAGCTCCAGTTTCGCTTGGGCTATGCGCCGCCGGATCGGTTTGCGCTGAAGGAGCATCTCGGCGCGCAGGGCATTTCGACCGACGATATGGTGGAAGCCGGCCTGCTTGTGGCGGGCGAGGACAAGCCCGTTCCCTTCGATCGCTTCCGCGACCGCGTGATGTTTCCGATCACCGATGCCAGAGGCCGCGTCATCGCCTTTGGCGGCCGCGCGCTGGAAAAGGACGTTCCCGCAAAATATCTGAACTCGCCGGAAACGCCGCTGTTTCACAAGGGCGACAATCTCTACAACCTCGCAACCGCGCGGCAGGCGACGCATAACGGCTCGCCGCTGATCGTGGTCGAAGGCTATGTCGACGTCATCGCCATGGTAACCGCGGGCTTTGGCGGCGCCGTCGCGCCGCTCGGCACGGCGCTGACCGAAAACCAACTCGCGCTGCTCTGGAAGATGGCGGACGAGCCGATCCTGTGTTTCGACGGCGACCGCGCCGGGCAGAAGGCCGCCTATCGCGCTGCTGATCTTGCGATGCCAAATCTGCTGCCGGGAAAAAGCCTGCGCTTTGCGTTGTTGCCGGAGGGGCAGGACCCCGACGACCTCGCGCGCTCCGGCGGCCGTGTCGCGATCGAGGAAGTTATTTCGGCCGCGCGCGGGCTCGCCGACATGATCTGGTCGCGCGAGATCGAGGGCGGCAGCTTCGCCACGCCCGAACGGCGCGCCGCGCTTGAAGCGCGCATCAACGAACTCTCTAACGGCATCCGCGACGAGGTCGTGCGCCGCTACTATCGGCAGGATCTCGCCCAGCGCCTGCAACGCACCTTTGCCCCGGACGCCGGGCGCGGCGGCTATGGTCAGGGCGGCTTCGGTCAAGGCGGCTTCGCGGGCCGGCGGGGCGAATCACCCCGCCCGTTTGCCCCGCGCGGAGGAGGCCCGGCCGGCCGATTCGCCCCCCGCGGCGGCCGCGGACCGGGGGCGGGCGGCGTCCCGGCGATCTCCCCGGGACCCTACCAGGCGGCGAGCCCCCAGCTTGCGACCAGCCCGATCATGCGCGGACAGCGCAGCGCCATGTCCCGCCGCGAGGCGCTGATCCTGCAATCCCTGATTAACCACCCTTGGTTATTGCACGACCATCTGGAGGAAGTGGCCGCGCTGGAACTGGCACACCCCGAGGCCAACAAGCTCCGCGCCGGTATTATCGCGGCCTTCGCCAACGACCATCACCATTCTCCTGATGTCGAGGAGCAGGCCGAGAAGATGCGCGCCGATCTCGAAGCGCGCGGATTAAACGAGGTTCTTCAAAGGGTTGAGCGGGCGATCACGACCGCGGCGGTGTGGGGCGCGAAGCCCGGCGCGGCGCGGGAGGACGTTTTGGCCACCTGGCAGCAACTTGTTGTCTTGCATCAGAAAACGCACGCCCTACTTAGGGAGAAGAAGGATGCCGAGCTGGCGCTAGGCGATGAGCCAAGTGAGGCCCATCTGGCATGGCTGAAGGACGTGAGCGCCCGGCTCGAGTCGCTCGACGGCACGGAAGCCCTGATCGAGGGTTTTGGCGAGCTTTCGGGCCGGTTCCGGAAGAGCGTGTGA
- a CDS encoding chlorite dismutase family protein, with amino-acid sequence MFTVFRGGQSGAWRVTRFAPVKGASLSPTPSMSVVHSLTIALPILPSSTSWRLAGVKSHVRYVERAEKEQLAAVQAELGRPEATCAALIPIKKSAAWWELTQEERRQIFEDRSHHIAGSLKYLPAVARQLYHSRDLGEPFDFLTWFEYAPTDTDGFEELVRTLRATEEWRYVEREVDIRMERERLDAG; translated from the coding sequence ATGTTCACGGTGTTCCGGGGCGGCCAGAGCGGGGCTTGGCGGGTGACGCGGTTCGCGCCGGTGAAGGGCGCATCGCTTTCGCCGACGCCTTCGATGTCGGTCGTGCATTCGCTGACGATCGCGCTGCCGATCCTGCCCTCGTCTACCTCCTGGCGGCTCGCCGGCGTCAAAAGCCATGTGCGCTATGTCGAGCGCGCCGAAAAGGAACAACTCGCCGCCGTGCAGGCCGAACTCGGCCGTCCCGAAGCCACCTGCGCGGCCCTGATCCCGATCAAGAAATCGGCGGCGTGGTGGGAGCTGACGCAGGAGGAGCGGCGGCAGATCTTCGAGGATCGATCGCACCACATCGCTGGCAGCCTGAAATACCTGCCTGCGGTGGCCCGGCAGCTCTATCACAGCCGCGATCTCGGCGAGCCCTTCGACTTCCTGACGTGGTTCGAATACGCGCCCACCGATACGGACGGGTTCGAGGAGCTGGTCCGCACGCTGCGCGCCACCGAGGAATGGCGCTATGTCGAGCGCGAGGTGGATATCCGCATGGAGCGCGAGCGGCTGGATGCGGGTTAG
- a CDS encoding gamma-glutamylcyclotransferase family protein — translation MISDRLFVYGTLMRGFDHPMAQLLSRSADFLGAATCRGRLYLIKHYPGLVLSDDAGDVVFGELYRLRDRDALLGEFDMYEACGTGFPEPTEYVRRMLQVTHEDGTAGEAWTYVYNWPVTGLPQIASGKFLEN, via the coding sequence ATGATTTCAGATCGTCTCTTCGTCTACGGCACGCTGATGCGCGGCTTCGACCATCCGATGGCGCAGCTTTTGTCGCGCAGCGCGGATTTTCTGGGCGCCGCCACCTGCCGCGGCCGGCTCTATCTCATCAAGCATTATCCGGGGCTGGTGCTGTCGGATGACGCCGGCGACGTCGTGTTCGGCGAATTGTACCGCCTGCGCGACCGCGACGCGCTGCTCGGCGAGTTCGACATGTATGAAGCCTGCGGCACGGGCTTTCCGGAGCCGACGGAGTATGTCCGGCGGATGCTGCAGGTAACGCATGAGGACGGCACCGCAGGCGAGGCGTGGACCTATGTCTACAACTGGCCCGTCACCGGCCTGCCACAGATCGCCTCGGGCAAGTTTCTGGAGAACTAA
- a CDS encoding transglutaminase family protein, with protein sequence MEIKVGFEISYAAAQPTPMVIMLSIHPSRFSDIVGTERITAEPDVPIGFYRDGFGNVCGRLVAPAGGVTLRGEALVRDSGLPDVVMPTAQQLPIDQLPDDVLQYLMPSRYCETDKLTDIAWSLFGNAPQGWARVQAIVDFVHNHVTFGYEHAHHMKSAHDVYEQRAGVCRDFAHLALTFCRCMNIPARYCTGYLGDIGVPRDPAPMDFSGWFQAYLSGQWYTFDARHNVPRAGRILMGTGRDAADVALTTNFGRMDLVKFFVISDEVVAA encoded by the coding sequence ATGGAGATCAAGGTCGGCTTCGAGATTTCCTATGCGGCCGCGCAGCCGACGCCGATGGTGATCATGCTCTCGATCCATCCGTCGCGCTTTTCCGACATCGTCGGCACCGAGCGGATCACAGCCGAGCCCGACGTGCCGATCGGCTTCTACCGCGACGGCTTTGGCAATGTCTGCGGCCGTCTCGTCGCGCCGGCCGGCGGCGTCACGCTGCGGGGCGAAGCGCTGGTGCGCGATTCCGGTTTGCCCGACGTAGTCATGCCGACTGCACAGCAATTGCCGATCGATCAATTGCCTGACGACGTGCTGCAGTATTTGATGCCGAGCCGCTACTGCGAGACCGACAAGCTTACCGACATCGCCTGGTCCTTGTTCGGCAACGCGCCGCAGGGCTGGGCGCGGGTGCAGGCGATCGTCGATTTCGTTCATAACCACGTCACCTTCGGCTATGAGCACGCCCATCACATGAAGTCGGCGCACGACGTCTACGAGCAGCGCGCCGGCGTCTGTCGCGACTTTGCGCATCTGGCGCTGACCTTCTGCCGCTGCATGAACATCCCGGCGCGCTACTGCACCGGCTATCTCGGCGATATCGGCGTGCCCCGCGATCCCGCACCGATGGATTTCTCCGGTTGGTTCCAGGCCTATCTGTCCGGCCAGTGGTACACGTTTGACGCCCGCCACAACGTCCCCCGGGCTGGCCGTATCCTGATGGGCACCGGCCGCGATGCCGCCGACGTGGCATTGACCACGAACTTTGGGCGGATGGATCTGGTGAAGTTTTTCGTCATCAGCGACGAGGTGGTGGCGGCTTGA
- a CDS encoding transglutaminase family protein: MPLLTINHKTVYRYSRPVAFGEHRIMLRPLPGHDLRIRASHLEIEPKPMQLRWIHDVFGNTVAIATFDERADTLSFTATATVEHNPADEFALTPDDPAYFYPFLYDDEEFSDLSQYVTPQYGDPNGELSAWARRFLDAEGPTPTFKILSCMTHGIREAFTYRKRYEQGTQHPLDTLQTGSGTCRDYALFMIEALRRLGIAARFVSGYVFIPGDRAHGYVGGGSTHAWVQVYLPSAGWIEFDPTNGIVGTRDLIRVAVARDPRQAIPLHGSYLGSPDAFAGMEVHIDVVSEGDEQREAPQAEKV; the protein is encoded by the coding sequence ATGCCGCTCCTGACCATCAACCACAAGACCGTTTATCGCTACAGCCGTCCCGTCGCGTTCGGCGAGCACCGCATCATGCTGCGCCCGCTGCCGGGCCACGACTTGAGGATACGCGCCAGCCACCTCGAGATCGAACCGAAGCCGATGCAGCTCCGCTGGATCCACGACGTGTTCGGCAACACCGTGGCGATCGCGACCTTCGACGAGCGCGCCGACACCTTGTCGTTCACGGCGACCGCCACCGTCGAGCACAATCCGGCGGACGAGTTCGCGCTGACGCCGGACGATCCGGCCTACTTTTATCCGTTCCTCTACGACGACGAGGAGTTTTCAGACCTCTCGCAATACGTGACGCCGCAATATGGCGATCCCAATGGCGAGCTGTCGGCCTGGGCGCGAAGATTTCTCGACGCCGAGGGGCCGACGCCGACCTTCAAGATCCTGAGCTGCATGACGCATGGCATCCGCGAAGCGTTCACCTATCGCAAGCGGTACGAGCAGGGCACCCAGCATCCGCTAGACACGCTGCAGACCGGTTCGGGCACCTGCCGCGACTATGCGCTGTTCATGATCGAGGCGCTGCGCCGGCTCGGCATCGCCGCGCGCTTCGTCTCCGGCTATGTCTTCATTCCCGGCGATCGCGCGCATGGCTATGTCGGCGGCGGCTCGACCCATGCCTGGGTGCAAGTCTATTTGCCGAGCGCGGGGTGGATCGAGTTCGATCCGACCAACGGCATCGTCGGCACGCGCGATCTCATTCGGGTGGCGGTGGCGCGCGATCCGCGTCAGGCGATCCCGCTGCACGGCAGCTATCTCGGTTCGCCCGACGCATTCGCCGGCATGGAGGTTCATATCGACGTCGTCTCGGAAGGCGACGAGCAACGCGAAGCGCCGCAGGCGGAGAAAGTCTGA
- a CDS encoding N-formylglutamate amidohydrolase, whose product MNDAGGTTLLLSSEDVPPVHEYNAAGRSPFLLTCDHYGRLIPRGLGDLGLPESELTRHIAWDIGIAGVAEALSKHLDAHLIVQRYSRLVIDCNRPPDVASSIPRISEATTIPANEGISREAAGMRRAQIFDPYHRRIDEIIDQRGSAAMPTVLVSLHSFTPVYAGIARPWHIGTLYHRDPHLPPLLLKLLRAEGDLVVGDNEPYAVSDETDYTIPVHGEARGLMNTGIEIRQDLISDQAGETAWAERLARILGEIEVTLRQRQLI is encoded by the coding sequence TTGAACGACGCTGGTGGCACAACTCTACTCCTGAGCTCCGAAGATGTTCCTCCGGTCCACGAATACAATGCAGCAGGCCGCTCGCCGTTTCTGCTCACATGTGACCATTACGGACGGCTGATTCCGCGCGGGCTCGGCGATCTCGGCCTGCCCGAGAGCGAGCTGACGCGCCATATCGCCTGGGACATCGGCATTGCCGGCGTCGCGGAGGCGCTCTCAAAGCATCTCGACGCCCATCTGATCGTGCAGCGCTACTCGCGGCTCGTCATCGACTGCAACCGCCCGCCCGATGTCGCAAGCTCGATCCCGCGCATCAGCGAAGCGACGACGATACCGGCCAATGAAGGCATTTCACGCGAGGCGGCCGGGATGCGGCGCGCGCAGATCTTCGATCCCTACCACCGGCGCATCGACGAGATCATCGACCAGCGCGGCAGCGCAGCCATGCCGACGGTGCTGGTGTCGCTGCACAGTTTTACGCCCGTCTATGCCGGCATCGCGCGGCCCTGGCACATCGGCACGCTCTATCACCGCGACCCGCATCTGCCGCCGCTGCTGCTGAAGCTGCTGCGCGCCGAGGGCGATCTCGTGGTCGGCGACAACGAGCCCTATGCGGTCAGCGACGAGACCGACTACACCATCCCAGTGCACGGCGAGGCGCGCGGGTTGATGAATACAGGAATCGAAATCCGCCAGGATCTGATTTCCGATCAGGCGGGCGAGACGGCGTGGGCGGAGCGGCTGGCGCGGATCCTTGGCGAGATTGAAGTCACGCTGCGTCAGCGGCAGTTGATTTAG
- a CDS encoding LysE family translocator has translation MSLQAYLAFVAACIALALLPGPVVTLLIANGLRHGTRAALINCAGAQAGLAIVIGIVAVGLTSLMATMGYWFDWVRFAGAAYLIWLGIKLIRSPVEGINADEPPPPPRGGFFLQGFLVLLSNPKVLVFFGAFIPQFMDMEKDHLPQVALLGITFMVIAASTDAVYALLAGRARLFFSKQRTRLLSRISGGFMIGGGIWLALTRAK, from the coding sequence ATGTCCCTTCAAGCCTATCTCGCCTTTGTCGCCGCCTGCATTGCGCTGGCGCTGTTGCCGGGTCCGGTGGTGACGCTGTTGATCGCCAACGGGCTGCGGCACGGCACCCGCGCGGCGCTGATCAATTGCGCCGGCGCACAGGCCGGGCTTGCGATCGTGATCGGCATCGTCGCGGTCGGCCTGACGTCGCTGATGGCGACCATGGGCTACTGGTTCGACTGGGTGCGCTTTGCAGGTGCGGCCTACCTGATCTGGCTCGGCATCAAGCTGATCCGTTCGCCGGTCGAGGGTATCAACGCCGATGAACCGCCGCCTCCGCCGCGCGGCGGTTTCTTCCTGCAGGGATTTCTGGTGCTGCTCTCCAACCCGAAAGTGCTGGTGTTCTTCGGTGCGTTCATTCCGCAGTTCATGGACATGGAGAAGGACCACCTCCCGCAGGTGGCGCTGCTCGGCATCACCTTCATGGTGATCGCCGCCTCGACCGATGCGGTCTACGCGCTGCTCGCCGGCCGGGCGCGGCTGTTTTTCTCCAAGCAGCGCACCCGGTTGCTGTCGCGCATCTCCGGCGGCTTCATGATCGGCGGCGGCATCTGGCTGGCGCTGACGCGGGCAAAGTAA
- a CDS encoding helix-turn-helix domain-containing protein, with protein sequence MDEVFKALADASRRSLLDRLHARNGQTLNELCDGLAMTRQAVTKHLGILEAANLVTTIRHGREKLHYLNPVPIHQIGERWIKKFDRGKLAALSELKRQLEKRDE encoded by the coding sequence ATGGATGAAGTCTTCAAAGCGCTTGCCGATGCATCCCGTCGCTCGCTGCTGGACAGGCTTCACGCCAGAAACGGACAGACGCTGAACGAGCTCTGCGACGGCCTCGCCATGACGCGGCAGGCGGTCACAAAACACCTTGGGATTCTCGAAGCGGCCAACCTCGTCACCACTATCAGGCACGGCCGCGAGAAGCTGCACTACCTCAATCCGGTTCCGATCCATCAGATCGGCGAACGCTGGATCAAGAAATTCGACCGCGGGAAACTTGCCGCGCTCAGCGAGTTGAAACGACAGTTGGAGAAGCGTGATGAGTAA
- a CDS encoding SRPBCC family protein produces the protein MSKPEFVYVTYIETTPEKLWEALTSGAFSKRYWFGTELKSDWKVGSPLALVMDGTTTDTGEILEADRPRRLSYTFKHVTNEAYRNEKPSKVVFNIEQHGNFVKLTLTHEGFAEGSKLLDGISKGWPAIMSSLKSLLESGTALEIPVSALGIEGVS, from the coding sequence ATGAGTAAGCCTGAATTCGTCTATGTCACCTATATCGAGACCACGCCGGAGAAATTGTGGGAGGCGCTGACGTCCGGCGCGTTCTCCAAACGCTATTGGTTCGGCACCGAGCTGAAATCCGACTGGAAGGTCGGCTCGCCGCTGGCGCTGGTGATGGACGGCACCACGACCGATACCGGGGAGATTCTCGAGGCCGATCGGCCGCGGCGGCTCTCCTACACCTTCAAGCATGTGACCAACGAGGCGTACCGCAACGAGAAGCCTTCGAAGGTCGTGTTCAATATCGAGCAACACGGCAACTTCGTGAAGCTGACGCTCACGCATGAAGGCTTTGCAGAGGGCAGCAAGCTGTTGGACGGCATCTCCAAGGGATGGCCGGCCATTATGTCCAGCCTCAAGAGCTTGCTGGAATCCGGAACCGCGCTGGAAATTCCCGTTTCCGCGCTCGGCATCGAGGGCGTGTCATGA
- a CDS encoding SRPBCC family protein, with product MNIENFKPAIVYTIYIASTPEKVWEALTSAEFSRKYFSGHAVEVDQRIGGAFIMRTPDGALHISGEVIECEPAKKLTVTFNVNWPALVEKLGPTLVTYEIEQAGDVVKLTMLQSHDRDISDDILSGGRTGWPAILSSLKSLLETGHALTIKMQPPERMLAALKELGIGTP from the coding sequence ATGAACATTGAGAATTTCAAGCCCGCCATTGTCTACACCATCTACATCGCCTCCACGCCCGAGAAGGTGTGGGAGGCGCTGACCAGCGCCGAATTCAGCCGCAAGTATTTTTCCGGCCATGCGGTCGAAGTCGACCAGAGGATCGGCGGCGCCTTCATCATGCGTACGCCGGACGGCGCCTTGCATATTTCGGGCGAGGTGATCGAATGCGAACCCGCAAAGAAGCTCACCGTCACCTTCAACGTCAACTGGCCGGCGCTGGTGGAAAAGCTCGGGCCGACGCTCGTCACCTACGAGATCGAGCAGGCCGGCGACGTAGTCAAGCTGACGATGCTGCAGTCGCACGACCGCGACATCAGCGACGACATCCTGTCCGGTGGCCGCACGGGTTGGCCGGCGATCCTCTCCAGCCTGAAGAGTCTGCTGGAAACCGGCCACGCGCTGACGATCAAGATGCAGCCGCCGGAACGCATGCTGGCCGCGCTGAAGGAGCTGGGCATCGGGACGCCGTAG
- a CDS encoding acyl-CoA synthetase produces the protein MLTEAATYDELYRNFRWDIPARFNMATACCDRHADGSGRLALIYVDENGATTRTSFDEVAEASRRFANVLKADRLSRGDRVAVFLPQSLELPIAHLAAFRSGMVSIPLFALFGEDALEFRLSNSEAKAVITDESGWEKLAKIRNRLPALENIYVIGDRAPAGTKSFWPQLEAASPDFATVDTSADDPALIIYTSGTTGNPKGALHAHRVVLGHLPNVEMCHNFLPRPGDLMWTPADWAWIGGLINALLAFWYHGIPLVGHRARKFEPQAAMAMMAELGIRNTFLPPTALKLMRQAGVKNDGVKLRSIFTGGESLGGELLGWVRETFGIDAHEVFGQTECNLVIGSNSNLFPIRPGAMGRATPGFDVRIVNDRGEELPRGQRGIIGVRQPCPCTMIEYWKNPEATAKKYAGEFLLTGDLGVQDEDGYFWYVSREDDVITTAGYRVGPSEIEHTLMKHPAVAMSAVVGIPDPIRTESIKAWIVLRPGFAASDELAREIQEFVKVQLAAHEYPRFVQFADTLPMTATGKVLRRELRALG, from the coding sequence ATGCTCACCGAAGCCGCAACCTACGACGAACTCTACCGCAATTTCCGCTGGGACATTCCCGCGCGCTTCAACATGGCGACGGCGTGCTGCGACCGTCACGCGGACGGCTCCGGCCGTCTCGCGTTGATCTATGTCGATGAAAATGGCGCGACCACGCGCACCTCGTTCGACGAGGTCGCGGAAGCTTCGCGCCGCTTTGCCAACGTCCTGAAAGCCGACCGCCTTTCGCGCGGCGACCGTGTGGCGGTGTTTCTCCCGCAATCGCTCGAACTGCCGATCGCCCATCTCGCGGCGTTCCGGTCCGGCATGGTCTCGATCCCGCTGTTCGCGCTGTTCGGCGAGGACGCGCTGGAATTCCGCCTGTCGAATTCCGAGGCCAAGGCTGTCATCACCGACGAGAGCGGCTGGGAGAAGCTTGCGAAAATCCGCAACCGTCTTCCTGCGCTGGAAAACATCTATGTGATAGGCGATCGCGCGCCTGCCGGAACGAAATCGTTCTGGCCGCAGCTCGAGGCGGCATCGCCGGATTTCGCGACGGTCGACACTTCGGCCGACGATCCCGCTTTGATCATCTACACCTCGGGCACCACAGGAAATCCAAAGGGCGCGCTGCATGCCCATCGCGTCGTGCTGGGCCATCTGCCGAATGTCGAGATGTGCCACAACTTCTTGCCCCGTCCGGGCGATCTGATGTGGACGCCGGCCGACTGGGCCTGGATCGGCGGGCTGATCAACGCCCTGCTGGCGTTCTGGTATCATGGCATTCCGCTGGTCGGCCATCGCGCGCGCAAATTCGAACCGCAGGCGGCGATGGCGATGATGGCCGAACTCGGCATCCGCAACACCTTCCTGCCGCCGACCGCGCTGAAACTGATGCGGCAGGCCGGCGTGAAGAATGACGGCGTGAAACTGCGCAGCATCTTCACGGGCGGTGAATCGCTCGGCGGCGAATTGCTCGGCTGGGTGCGCGAAACCTTCGGCATCGATGCGCATGAAGTGTTCGGCCAGACCGAATGCAATCTGGTGATCGGCAGCAATTCGAACCTGTTTCCGATCCGTCCCGGCGCGATGGGCCGGGCGACGCCCGGCTTCGACGTTCGCATCGTCAACGACAGAGGCGAGGAACTGCCGCGCGGCCAGCGTGGCATCATCGGCGTGCGGCAGCCGTGCCCGTGCACCATGATCGAATATTGGAAGAACCCGGAAGCGACCGCCAAAAAATACGCCGGCGAATTCCTCCTGACCGGCGATCTCGGCGTGCAGGATGAGGATGGCTATTTCTGGTACGTCAGCCGCGAGGACGACGTCATCACGACCGCCGGCTATCGCGTCGGTCCCTCGGAGATCGAGCACACGCTGATGAAGCATCCGGCGGTGGCGATGTCGGCCGTGGTCGGCATCCCCGATCCGATCCGTACCGAATCGATCAAGGCGTGGATCGTGCTGCGCCCCGGCTTTGCGGCGAGCGATGAACTGGCGCGCGAGATCCAGGAATTCGTCAAGGTGCAGCTCGCCGCCCACGAATACCCGCGCTTCGTGCAGTTCGCCGACACGCTGCCGATGACGGCGACGGGCAAGGTGTTGCGGCGGGAGCTGCGTGCGCTGGGGTAG
- a CDS encoding FAD-dependent oxidoreductase yields the protein MADQAAPPAGPDLSKGITPSEFADEMLLGHVGDDEVLLVRSGPEIFAIGAHCSHYHGPLAEGLVTGEDIRCPWHHACFDLRTGEATRAPALSPIAVWKVEQQDGRIFVREKREQPKPRVKGAIGAPGQIVIVGGGAAGFAAAEMLRRQDYRGSIVMLSNEAAAPVDRPNLSKDYLAGSAPEDWLPLRPDDFYAEAKIDLRLNTEVTSIDTNARHVVTAGGETIPYDRLLLATGAEPVRLPIPGIDQPHVHVLRSLADSRAIIALAGGARRAVVIGASFIGLEAAASLRARNVEVHVVGLEQRPMERVLGPEMGDFVRALHEEHGVIFHLGDTVTAIDGKRATLKSGGAIEADIVVVGVGVRPRLGLAEKAGLAIDRGVTVDIYLGTSVPGIYAAGDIARWPDPHSGESIRVEHWVVAERQGQTAARNMLGQREPFDAVPFFWSQHYDVPINYVGHAEKWDEITVDGDIAAKDCLLQYKSRGRVLAVASIYRDVASLEAELAMETALLF from the coding sequence ATGGCCGATCAAGCAGCGCCACCCGCCGGTCCCGATCTGTCAAAGGGCATAACCCCGTCCGAATTCGCAGATGAGATGTTGCTTGGCCATGTCGGCGACGATGAAGTATTGCTGGTGCGGTCGGGCCCGGAGATTTTTGCGATTGGCGCACATTGCAGCCATTATCACGGGCCGCTCGCCGAAGGCCTCGTGACCGGCGAGGACATCCGTTGTCCCTGGCATCACGCCTGTTTCGATCTGCGCACCGGCGAAGCCACCCGCGCGCCGGCGCTCAGTCCGATTGCGGTCTGGAAGGTCGAGCAGCAGGACGGTCGCATCTTCGTTCGGGAAAAGCGTGAACAGCCCAAGCCACGGGTCAAGGGTGCCATCGGCGCGCCCGGCCAGATCGTAATCGTCGGCGGTGGTGCGGCAGGCTTTGCCGCAGCCGAGATGCTGCGGCGGCAGGATTATCGCGGCAGCATCGTGATGCTCAGCAACGAGGCCGCAGCGCCGGTAGACCGGCCGAACCTGTCAAAAGACTATCTCGCCGGCAGCGCGCCGGAGGACTGGCTGCCGCTGCGGCCGGATGATTTTTACGCCGAGGCGAAAATCGACCTGCGGCTCAACACCGAGGTCACGTCCATTGACACTAACGCACGCCATGTCGTCACCGCAGGCGGCGAGACCATCCCCTACGATCGCTTGTTGCTGGCGACTGGCGCCGAGCCGGTGCGCCTGCCGATACCGGGCATCGATCAGCCGCATGTTCATGTGCTGCGCTCGCTGGCCGATTCCCGCGCGATCATTGCTCTGGCCGGTGGCGCGCGGCGGGCGGTCGTGATCGGCGCGAGCTTTATCGGGCTCGAAGCCGCAGCTTCGCTGCGCGCCAGAAATGTCGAGGTCCATGTCGTCGGGCTGGAGCAGCGGCCGATGGAGCGCGTGCTGGGACCCGAGATGGGCGACTTCGTCCGCGCCCTGCATGAAGAGCACGGCGTCATCTTTCATCTCGGCGACACCGTAACGGCGATCGACGGCAAGCGCGCGACGCTCAAAAGCGGCGGCGCGATCGAGGCCGACATCGTGGTGGTCGGCGTCGGCGTCCGGCCCCGTCTCGGATTGGCGGAGAAAGCGGGGCTGGCGATCGATCGGGGCGTCACCGTCGATATCTATTTGGGAACCAGCGTCCCCGGCATCTACGCCGCAGGCGATATCGCACGCTGGCCCGATCCGCACTCCGGTGAAAGTATCCGGGTCGAGCATTGGGTTGTGGCGGAGCGTCAGGGCCAGACCGCGGCGCGAAACATGCTCGGGCAGCGCGAGCCGTTCGATGCGGTGCCGTTCTTCTGGAGCCAGCACTACGATGTGCCGATCAACTATGTCGGCCACGCCGAGAAATGGGACGAGATCACCGTCGATGGCGACATCGCAGCTAAGGATTGCCTGCTGCAGTACAAGAGCCGCGGCCGCGTGCTCGCCGTCGCCTCGATCTATCGCGACGTCGCAAGTCTCGAGGCCGAGCTTGCGATGGAGACGGCGCTATTGTTCTAA